The following coding sequences are from one Candidatus Nanopelagicus hibericus window:
- a CDS encoding ParA family protein, with protein sequence MATPKEESLATTADVLGKKLMNFAEPSKTPEAGNARVISVVNQKGGVGKTTTAINLGAALAEVGRRVLLIDFDSQASMTTGLGIKGAALREQYGSIWYLLNDSEAKLEDFILKSSVPGLDFIRGHEDLAAAEAAFVSEIAKEHKLRKLLAPVLDKYDVVLIDCSPSLGTLTVNALTASNGVIIPMECEYFAVLGLSLVKKTIQKIKENTNPELEILGILATMFERKTSHSREVLELIDKEFPDEVFDTIISRTVRFSESTVAGVPVTAYASSSSGSNSYRRLARELIARGGAK encoded by the coding sequence GTGGCAACTCCAAAAGAGGAGAGCCTGGCAACAACCGCTGATGTGTTGGGCAAGAAATTAATGAATTTTGCAGAACCCAGCAAAACTCCAGAGGCCGGAAATGCCAGAGTTATTTCAGTTGTAAATCAAAAAGGCGGAGTTGGTAAAACGACTACTGCTATAAACTTAGGAGCTGCGCTGGCTGAAGTTGGTCGCCGAGTTCTACTGATCGATTTTGATTCTCAAGCTTCTATGACAACAGGACTGGGTATTAAAGGTGCTGCACTGCGTGAGCAGTATGGATCTATTTGGTACTTGCTAAATGATTCTGAAGCGAAGTTGGAAGATTTCATTCTTAAATCCTCAGTTCCAGGTCTTGATTTCATTCGCGGGCATGAGGATCTGGCAGCAGCTGAAGCAGCCTTTGTCTCTGAGATTGCAAAAGAGCATAAGTTGCGTAAATTGCTTGCACCAGTTTTAGATAAATATGATGTGGTGCTTATTGATTGCTCCCCATCACTTGGCACATTAACGGTGAACGCTCTTACCGCCTCAAATGGTGTGATAATTCCAATGGAGTGTGAGTACTTTGCGGTCCTTGGTTTGTCCTTGGTTAAGAAAACCATTCAAAAAATTAAAGAAAATACCAATCCCGAATTAGAGATTCTGGGCATCTTAGCCACCATGTTTGAGCGTAAAACTAGCCACTCTCGTGAGGTATTGGAATTAATTGATAAAGAGTTTCCAGATGAAGTCTTTGACACCATCATTTCTCGCACCGTGCGATTTTCAGAATCGACTGTCGCTGGCGTACCGGTGACGGCATATGCCAGCAGCTCTTCTGGTTCTAACTCTTATCGTCGTCTAGCCAGAGAGTTAATCGCAAGAGGAGGAGCTAAATGA
- the aroH gene encoding chorismate mutase, with translation MRMRGIRGAVQLEQDSAEVMVQAVSDLLAQMLTANGIQTEDLVSIILTSTPDLTSEFPAVAARKIGLGSVPLLCSVEINVSGALPRVVRVLIHAHMEKELADIKHIYLGGAAVLRKDLAQ, from the coding sequence ATGCGCATGCGAGGAATTAGGGGAGCGGTCCAGCTCGAGCAGGACTCAGCTGAAGTTATGGTCCAAGCGGTCAGTGACCTATTGGCTCAGATGCTCACAGCCAATGGGATTCAAACTGAAGATCTGGTCTCTATTATTTTAACCAGCACGCCAGATCTCACTTCTGAGTTCCCAGCTGTAGCAGCTCGAAAAATTGGCCTAGGTAGTGTGCCGCTTCTTTGTTCAGTTGAAATAAATGTTTCTGGAGCGCTACCTCGGGTAGTACGGGTGCTTATTCACGCCCACATGGAAAAGGAATTAGCCGATATAAAGCATATATATCTTGGTGGCGCAGCAGTACTGCGCAAAGACCTAGCCCAGTAA
- a CDS encoding pseudouridine synthase, with product MGLIRLNKIIADAGIASRRAADQLILDGRVSVDGNVVIELGGKYDPEISNIKVDGESLRVNKSKTYLAFHKPVGVISTMSDPEGRSNLGDYFTDRKDRLFHVGRLDKDSEGLILLTNDGELAHRATHPSYGIEKKYLVEIEGEFGKAIADQMLQGVKLEDGLARALKVILVRSVSKNHHWIEIIIHEGRYHIIRRLIESLGLKVLRLIRIDFGPITLGDMKAGRHRVLNSQELINLQNLLKLNN from the coding sequence GTGGGATTGATCCGCTTAAACAAAATTATTGCCGATGCTGGCATTGCCAGTCGTAGAGCTGCAGACCAATTGATACTAGATGGCCGGGTAAGTGTGGACGGCAATGTCGTGATTGAGCTTGGTGGAAAGTATGATCCGGAAATTAGTAACATTAAAGTTGATGGTGAAAGTTTAAGAGTTAATAAGTCTAAAACTTATCTTGCGTTTCATAAACCAGTGGGCGTAATTTCAACCATGTCAGATCCAGAAGGTCGCAGCAATCTAGGGGATTACTTCACTGACCGTAAAGATCGTTTATTCCATGTTGGCCGTCTTGACAAGGATTCTGAAGGATTAATACTGCTTACCAATGATGGCGAGCTAGCCCACCGAGCTACCCATCCCTCATATGGGATCGAGAAGAAGTACCTGGTTGAAATCGAAGGGGAGTTTGGCAAGGCGATCGCAGATCAAATGTTGCAGGGGGTCAAACTTGAGGATGGTTTGGCCAGGGCTTTGAAAGTTATCTTGGTTAGATCGGTGAGCAAGAACCACCATTGGATTGAGATAATCATCCATGAAGGCCGATATCACATCATCAGACGACTTATTGAAAGCCTGGGGCTTAAAGTACTAAGGTTGATCCGAATCGATTTTGGCCCAATCACTTTAGGAGATATGAAGGCCGGACGCCATCGAGTATTAAACTCTCAAGAATTAATAAATTTACAAAACCTTTTAAAGTTAAATAATTAA
- a CDS encoding prephenate dehydrogenase codes for MISSVRIVGSGLIGTSIGLCLKSAGVAVEMVDTNADNANLAQDLVKSTQVTQPDLIIVAVPISANQDTVIKQLNANPNSIVCDLASVKSDLLLKVKELSDNPANFISMHPMSGREIGGAENARADLFDGRAWIAVADDLSSDLAKDRGAELVHICGSTIYWMSAIEHDQIVAKISHLPQILSTLLAGQMVDTASESLNLSGQGLRDLTRLASSDPKLWSQILYSNKKVVSPLLEQLIGELQNLKTALAKGESAIFEIMEKGVRGKARIPGKHGAKERDYSYLPIVIDDRPGELAKIFNECSKISVNIEDLSIEHSPGQQTGLITLALSDSDCLKLSEHLEKVGFKVHPMKNR; via the coding sequence ATGATTAGCTCAGTACGCATAGTTGGCTCCGGTCTCATCGGAACCTCAATTGGTCTATGTCTGAAATCTGCCGGCGTAGCAGTGGAAATGGTTGATACAAATGCCGACAACGCCAATTTGGCCCAAGATCTAGTCAAAAGCACACAGGTGACACAGCCAGATTTAATAATTGTTGCGGTGCCAATTAGTGCAAATCAAGATACGGTGATTAAACAATTAAATGCCAATCCAAACTCTATTGTGTGTGATTTAGCTAGCGTAAAGTCTGATCTTCTACTTAAGGTTAAAGAATTATCAGATAACCCTGCTAATTTCATTTCAATGCATCCTATGTCAGGTCGCGAAATAGGTGGAGCGGAGAATGCCCGAGCAGATTTATTTGATGGCAGAGCCTGGATTGCTGTCGCTGATGATCTTAGTAGCGATTTGGCAAAGGATAGAGGTGCTGAGTTAGTTCATATATGTGGATCAACTATTTATTGGATGTCAGCAATTGAACACGATCAAATAGTCGCCAAAATATCCCATCTGCCACAAATCTTAAGTACTTTACTAGCAGGCCAAATGGTGGATACTGCCAGTGAATCCCTTAATTTGTCTGGTCAAGGATTGCGGGATTTAACTCGGCTAGCAAGTAGTGATCCAAAATTATGGAGTCAAATTTTATACTCCAATAAAAAAGTAGTTTCACCACTACTTGAACAATTAATTGGTGAGCTGCAAAACTTAAAAACCGCCCTAGCAAAGGGTGAGAGCGCAATCTTTGAGATTATGGAAAAGGGTGTGCGAGGAAAGGCGAGAATTCCAGGTAAACATGGCGCAAAAGAGCGAGATTATTCCTATCTGCCAATCGTAATTGATGATCGCCCAGGTGAATTGGCAAAAATATTTAATGAATGTAGCAAGATTTCGGTCAATATTGAGGATCTAAGTATTGAGCACTCTCCGGGTCAACAGACCGGATTAATTACATTAGCCCTTTCAGATAGTGATTGTTTAAAGCTTTCAGAGCACCTGGAAAAAGTTGGTTTTAAGGTACATCCGATGAAAAATCGATAA
- a CDS encoding site-specific tyrosine recombinase XerD, with amino-acid sequence MASDHLVDFFNYLSVEKGLAKNTISAYRADLERFFHYLSINKLSFDQISSEQLTGYLAWLRGMHNTEFEIGESSIARNVISIRGYYTYLASEHKIPNPAANLKPPKIPKRLPKALTIDQVMAILNIAGDDLISVRDKALIELLYSTGARVSEVINLNAADISKVDTQEGEITTVKLKGKGGKERVVPIGSYGVSAINDYLSRSRPVLSKISTQKALFLNQRGGRLSRQTAWNIVAKSAARAGVADLVTPHSMRHSFATHLLDGGADIRVVQELLGHASVTTTQIYTLITIDRLRQSYASAHPRSK; translated from the coding sequence ATGGCAAGTGATCATTTAGTAGATTTTTTCAATTATCTATCGGTTGAAAAAGGTTTGGCCAAAAACACCATTTCAGCCTATCGGGCGGATTTAGAGCGTTTTTTTCACTATTTATCGATAAATAAACTCTCATTTGATCAAATCAGTTCCGAGCAGTTAACTGGGTACTTAGCTTGGCTACGGGGTATGCACAACACCGAGTTTGAAATTGGCGAATCATCAATAGCCCGAAATGTGATTAGTATCCGCGGGTATTACACCTACCTTGCGAGTGAACACAAAATTCCAAACCCAGCGGCAAATTTGAAACCGCCAAAAATTCCGAAACGATTGCCAAAGGCTTTAACCATCGATCAAGTTATGGCAATTTTGAATATTGCAGGTGATGATTTAATTTCAGTCAGAGATAAGGCATTAATCGAACTTTTATACTCTACTGGGGCGCGGGTTAGTGAAGTAATTAATCTAAATGCTGCTGACATTTCCAAAGTGGATACCCAGGAAGGTGAGATCACAACTGTGAAATTGAAGGGAAAAGGTGGTAAGGAACGGGTAGTGCCAATTGGATCTTATGGAGTCAGCGCAATTAATGATTACCTAAGTAGATCTCGTCCGGTGTTGTCAAAAATTTCCACCCAAAAAGCTTTATTTCTCAACCAACGTGGTGGCAGATTGAGTAGACAAACTGCCTGGAATATTGTTGCAAAGAGTGCTGCTAGAGCTGGGGTAGCAGATCTAGTAACACCACACTCTATGCGTCACTCATTTGCTACACATCTATTAGATGGTGGCGCCGATATCAGGGTTGTGCAGGAGTTACTTGGACATGCATCGGTGACTACAACTCAAATTTACACATTAATAACAATTGATAGATTGCGTCAGAGCTATGCCAGCGCACATCCAAGAAGCAAGTAG
- a CDS encoding CTP synthase yields MTAPHVSKHIFVTGGVASSLGKGLTASSLGRLLRARGLRVTMQKLDPYLNVDPGTMNPFQHGEVFVTDDGAETDLDIGHYERFLDTNLHGSANITTGQIYSQVIAKERRGEYLGETVQVIPHVTNQIKDAMKAMAGPQVDVVITEIGGTVGDIESLPFLEAARQIRQDVGRDNVFYLHVSLVPYMGPAGELKTKPTQHSVSALRSIGITPDAIVLRSDRQIPDAVKKKISLMCDVEIEGVVAAVDAPSIYDIPKVLYSEGLDAYVVKRLGVKCSDVVWGEWEELLDKVHNPKHQVTVALVGKYIDLPDAYLSVTEALRAGGFANYAKVNIKWVASDSCASDTEAAKNLSDVDAICVPGGFGVRGIEGKLGALKYAREKKIPALGLCLGLQCMVIEVARNLMGLKDANSAEFDPKTTNPVISTMSDQVDIVAGNGQMGGSMRLGLYKADLLKGSVVAGVYGKSEIGERHRHRYEVNNKYREQLTAAGMVFSGLSPDQHLVEFIELAKGTHPYYVGTQAHPEFLSRPTRPHPLFAGLIAAAIVKHGK; encoded by the coding sequence ATGACCGCCCCTCATGTGAGTAAACATATTTTTGTTACCGGTGGCGTCGCCTCAAGTTTAGGCAAAGGATTAACTGCATCCAGTTTGGGTAGATTACTGCGTGCTCGTGGACTTAGAGTGACGATGCAAAAGCTGGATCCTTACCTTAATGTCGATCCTGGCACCATGAATCCCTTCCAACATGGTGAGGTATTTGTTACCGATGATGGGGCAGAGACTGATTTAGATATTGGCCATTATGAACGATTTTTAGATACTAATCTGCATGGCTCTGCCAACATCACAACTGGTCAGATTTACTCCCAAGTAATTGCCAAGGAGCGCCGTGGTGAGTATTTAGGTGAAACGGTGCAGGTGATCCCGCATGTAACCAATCAGATCAAAGATGCGATGAAGGCGATGGCAGGTCCCCAGGTTGATGTTGTGATCACTGAGATTGGTGGAACTGTAGGAGATATTGAATCCCTGCCATTTCTAGAAGCTGCCAGACAAATTCGTCAAGATGTGGGCCGAGATAATGTTTTTTATCTGCATGTTTCACTGGTGCCATATATGGGTCCAGCAGGTGAGCTAAAGACAAAACCAACCCAGCACTCAGTTTCAGCACTTCGTTCAATTGGTATTACCCCAGATGCGATTGTTTTACGAAGTGATCGACAAATTCCAGATGCGGTAAAGAAGAAGATCTCACTTATGTGCGACGTGGAGATCGAAGGAGTTGTGGCGGCGGTTGATGCGCCATCTATTTATGACATCCCAAAGGTGCTTTACTCAGAGGGATTAGATGCTTATGTTGTAAAACGGTTAGGTGTTAAATGCTCTGATGTGGTTTGGGGTGAATGGGAGGAACTATTAGATAAGGTTCATAATCCAAAGCATCAAGTGACTGTAGCTTTGGTGGGAAAATATATTGATCTACCAGATGCCTATCTATCAGTAACTGAAGCACTTCGTGCTGGTGGCTTCGCTAATTATGCCAAGGTAAATATCAAGTGGGTAGCAAGTGATAGTTGTGCTAGTGATACAGAAGCGGCTAAGAATTTATCAGATGTAGATGCAATCTGCGTTCCTGGTGGCTTTGGAGTAAGAGGAATTGAAGGAAAACTTGGCGCACTTAAATATGCAAGAGAGAAAAAGATTCCTGCTCTTGGTTTGTGTTTAGGTTTACAATGTATGGTAATAGAAGTTGCTCGTAATTTGATGGGTCTTAAGGATGCCAATTCAGCTGAGTTTGATCCAAAAACAACTAACCCGGTGATATCTACCATGAGTGATCAAGTTGATATTGTGGCTGGAAATGGTCAAATGGGTGGCAGTATGCGACTGGGTTTGTACAAAGCTGATTTGTTAAAAGGTTCGGTAGTTGCCGGAGTTTATGGAAAATCTGAGATTGGTGAGCGCCATAGACATCGTTATGAAGTAAATAATAAGTACCGAGAACAATTAACAGCTGCTGGAATGGTTTTTTCAGGGCTATCACCCGATCAACATTTAGTTGAATTTATTGAGTTGGCGAAGGGTACGCACCCATATTATGTTGGTACTCAAGCGCATCCAGAGTTTCTCTCTAGACCAACTCGTCCACACCCATTATTTGCTGGTTTAATTGCTGCAGCGATCGTAAAGCATGGCAAGTGA
- a CDS encoding segregation and condensation protein A: MSQENLGTAQTTPASITDGRVAGFSLHLTNFDGPFDLLLQLISKHKMDITEVALGAVTDEFIAYIKQLENAELGWDLDKTTEFLVVAATLLDLKAAKLLPSGQVDDEADLALLEARDLLFARLLQYRAFKEIAAIFTDRIDREEKSFARLVALEPHLAQLLPEVLIGVGAQRFAAIANRVLTPKNSPIFSIDHLHQPTVSVAEQATKMVEQLRRSGRMTFRGLTADAENTLVVIARFLALLELYKEGVIRFEQMVSLGELQITWVGTAHGEVRVSDEFDLTVQNIDEADNV, translated from the coding sequence ATGTCGCAGGAAAATTTAGGCACCGCCCAAACCACCCCCGCCTCGATAACTGATGGCCGGGTTGCGGGCTTCTCACTGCATTTGACCAATTTTGATGGTCCCTTTGACCTTTTGCTGCAGCTTATTTCTAAACACAAAATGGATATTACTGAGGTGGCGTTGGGGGCGGTTACCGATGAATTTATTGCTTATATAAAACAGCTAGAAAACGCTGAATTAGGCTGGGATTTAGATAAAACCACTGAGTTTTTAGTTGTGGCCGCAACCTTGTTGGATTTGAAAGCGGCCAAATTGCTGCCTTCAGGCCAAGTTGATGATGAAGCGGATCTAGCGTTACTTGAGGCGAGGGATCTGCTCTTTGCTAGATTGTTGCAGTATCGCGCCTTCAAAGAGATCGCCGCAATTTTCACCGATCGGATTGACCGGGAGGAGAAATCCTTCGCCAGGTTGGTAGCGCTAGAGCCTCACCTGGCTCAGCTTTTGCCTGAGGTATTAATTGGGGTAGGTGCTCAACGTTTTGCAGCGATTGCTAACCGAGTTCTCACCCCTAAAAACTCGCCAATTTTTAGCATAGATCATCTTCATCAGCCTACGGTCAGCGTCGCCGAGCAAGCTACGAAGATGGTTGAGCAGTTGCGTAGATCTGGTCGGATGACCTTTCGTGGTTTAACCGCAGATGCTGAGAACACATTGGTGGTTATTGCGAGGTTTTTAGCCCTGTTGGAGCTTTATAAGGAAGGGGTAATCAGGTTTGAGCAGATGGTTTCCCTCGGTGAATTGCAGATAACCTGGGTTGGAACCGCTCATGGTGAGGTTAGAGTCAGTGATGAGTTTGATTTAACCGTACAAAACATTGATGAGGCCGATAATGTCTGA
- the scpB gene encoding SMC-Scp complex subunit ScpB: MSEVELHRCLEAILMVVDEPVSEVVLAQIIEAPTEEITTALLSLSAKYVTEQRGFELRQVSGGWRYYSHPEMAPLVEKFVLDGQQAKLTQAALETLAVIAYRQPVSRARVSAIRGVNVEAVMKTLVNRGLVEEAGVEGESGAILYKTTSFFLEKLGLNSIADLPALAPFLPDIDGLDDLLSTLTD; the protein is encoded by the coding sequence ATGTCTGAAGTTGAACTTCATCGTTGCTTAGAAGCGATTTTAATGGTGGTCGATGAGCCAGTTTCTGAGGTGGTGTTGGCCCAAATCATTGAAGCGCCAACTGAGGAGATCACAACAGCCCTGTTATCTCTTTCAGCCAAGTACGTCACTGAGCAACGAGGCTTTGAACTGCGCCAAGTATCTGGCGGCTGGCGGTATTACAGCCATCCTGAGATGGCGCCTCTAGTTGAAAAGTTTGTTTTAGATGGTCAGCAGGCGAAATTGACCCAAGCTGCACTTGAAACCTTAGCTGTTATCGCGTATCGCCAACCAGTTTCAAGAGCTCGGGTATCGGCAATCCGCGGAGTAAATGTGGAGGCGGTTATGAAGACCTTAGTTAACCGCGGTTTGGTGGAGGAAGCGGGGGTTGAGGGTGAATCTGGAGCGATTTTGTATAAAACAACCTCTTTTTTCCTAGAGAAATTAGGATTGAATTCAATTGCAGATCTACCGGCTCTCGCTCCATTTCTGCCTGATATAGACGGTCTAGATGATCTACTTTCAACCTTAACTGATTAA
- the der gene encoding ribosome biogenesis GTPase Der, whose product MSALVLAIDGPSGSGKSSTAKAIALRANWSYLDTGALYRAVTYLALKNKVDDEESVIEFLKNSLITFDTDPADPKVYLDGVDISSEIRLQRINDQVSAISAMASVRNILLDLQRQYISDAPIGIVVEGRDIGTVVAPAAQLKIYLHADITERTKRREGESNESIGAQKIGESLANRDQIDSSRAISPLTQAADAAVIDSTRLTLQEVTDQIWKWLKQRNLLGLPTVAVIGRPNVGKSTLVNRMIGRREAIVEDTPGVTRDRVKYEAEWNGRRFFLIDTGGWEVKPTGISEKITAGAEAAIAEADLIMFVVDAQVGALDEDASLVDLLRKSGKKVILVANKIDNAEDEAEGYELWNLGLGEPRFVSALHGRGSGDLLDLLTGALPEVGTSQVDDGYRRVALVGRPNVGKSSLLNALAGSPRVLVDDVEGTTRDAVDELIDFGGSTWRFIDTAGIRRRAHQASGTDYYASLRTAIALDRAEVALVIFDASQILTEQDIRIVSMADEAGKALVIVMNKWDLVDEERQLVLDREIDRQLERYPWAQRVNLSAKTGWHRDRLAPALRTALTNWEKRIPTAKLNAFLGELVAANPPPVRSGKQPKIKFATQAGTCPPKFVVFATGFLETAYRRFIERRLREDFGFEGTPIEVAVKLKERDDA is encoded by the coding sequence ATGTCTGCGCTGGTACTGGCAATTGATGGCCCAAGTGGTTCCGGAAAATCTTCGACCGCTAAAGCAATAGCACTTCGGGCAAATTGGAGTTATTTAGATACAGGCGCGCTTTACCGAGCTGTTACTTATCTGGCATTAAAAAATAAGGTTGATGACGAGGAATCAGTAATTGAATTTCTAAAAAATTCGCTAATTACATTTGATACAGATCCGGCTGATCCAAAAGTTTATCTTGACGGAGTTGATATTTCATCCGAAATTCGGCTACAGCGAATTAATGATCAGGTAAGTGCAATAAGCGCTATGGCATCAGTTCGAAATATTTTGCTTGATCTACAGCGCCAGTACATATCTGATGCACCCATCGGAATCGTGGTTGAAGGTCGCGATATCGGTACGGTGGTCGCACCTGCTGCTCAACTGAAAATATATTTGCATGCAGATATCACCGAACGAACTAAGCGACGAGAGGGTGAATCAAACGAAAGTATAGGAGCGCAAAAAATAGGAGAATCTCTGGCAAATCGAGATCAAATTGATTCATCAAGAGCTATTTCACCACTCACGCAAGCTGCCGATGCTGCGGTGATCGACTCCACCCGACTGACACTGCAGGAGGTTACAGATCAGATTTGGAAATGGTTGAAGCAGCGAAATTTACTGGGCTTGCCAACCGTTGCAGTAATTGGTCGTCCCAATGTAGGCAAATCCACCCTGGTAAATCGAATGATTGGCAGGCGAGAGGCAATAGTTGAAGATACTCCTGGCGTTACCAGGGATCGCGTGAAGTATGAAGCAGAGTGGAATGGCCGAAGATTTTTTCTAATTGACACTGGTGGCTGGGAGGTAAAACCAACTGGAATCTCTGAAAAAATAACTGCAGGTGCTGAAGCTGCGATTGCTGAGGCGGATTTAATTATGTTTGTAGTTGATGCCCAGGTGGGTGCATTAGATGAGGATGCATCACTTGTTGACTTGCTAAGGAAAAGTGGCAAAAAAGTCATTTTAGTTGCCAACAAAATCGACAACGCTGAGGACGAAGCTGAAGGTTATGAGTTATGGAACTTGGGACTAGGTGAGCCTAGATTTGTATCAGCACTGCATGGCCGCGGAAGTGGAGATCTATTAGATCTTTTGACTGGTGCGTTGCCGGAGGTTGGCACATCTCAAGTTGATGACGGTTATCGAAGAGTTGCATTAGTTGGCCGTCCAAATGTTGGAAAATCTAGTTTGTTAAATGCACTAGCAGGTTCACCAAGAGTTTTGGTAGATGATGTCGAAGGAACTACTAGGGACGCCGTTGATGAGTTGATTGATTTCGGCGGATCAACTTGGCGGTTTATCGACACTGCTGGAATCAGAAGGCGTGCACATCAAGCAAGTGGAACTGATTATTATGCTTCACTTCGTACTGCAATAGCACTTGATAGAGCTGAAGTTGCCTTGGTAATTTTTGATGCATCCCAAATACTTACCGAACAAGATATTCGAATCGTCAGCATGGCAGATGAAGCGGGTAAGGCCTTAGTTATAGTGATGAATAAATGGGATCTAGTTGACGAGGAGCGACAACTGGTGCTTGATCGGGAGATTGACCGGCAGCTGGAGCGATACCCGTGGGCGCAACGGGTGAATCTTTCGGCCAAAACTGGTTGGCATCGAGATCGGCTAGCACCAGCACTTCGAACAGCGTTAACTAATTGGGAGAAAAGAATTCCAACCGCAAAATTAAATGCATTTTTGGGGGAGTTGGTTGCCGCAAATCCACCTCCAGTTAGATCTGGTAAGCAGCCTAAGATTAAGTTTGCTACCCAGGCTGGAACCTGTCCGCCTAAATTTGTGGTCTTTGCCACCGGTTTCTTAGAAACCGCATATCGCAGATTTATTGAACGCCGGTTGCGAGAGGATTTTGGCTTTGAAGGCACACCAATTGAGGTGGCGGTAAAATTGAAGGAACGTGATGATGCTTAA
- the recN gene encoding DNA repair protein RecN, producing MGNKQKQKSALEEISIRGLGVIESSNIEFKSGLTVLTGETGAGKTMVLTALSLVLGSKSDSDLVRQGAERASVTGKFAVPRSLAAQIVESGGEIDDESVIITRTLSAQGKSRVLVGGAVSSAASVSAFASSLVEIHAQSSSSKLTKPAVARELLDRYAAADLIAYQSVFHQYHELINRIKELEQQLKERDSQLAQLTEFAAEFSKVAPKSGELSVIDNEIARLGSVEQLNQAVTTSLNLLENEELSAFNLLQQVRKGLDQVRGKDNSLDQIGERFSENLLNLQDISSDLNSYLSNLAADPNRFEKLQDRKASLNSLLKKHGKGSDRLVAFEQLIIDGQLVKEKIADLSGGSDRVIVLQKEAQELFTKLADAGFTLSKQRKASAEKLASAVTTEIKALSMPNAKFLIQVSTADGSNPSNYSAFGLDEISILFAAHTGAAALPLNKVASGGELSRVMLALEVVIAEAEPIGTYIFDEVDAGVGGKAAVEVGRRLAKLAKNAQVIVITHLPQVAVWADNHLVVKKSENGLVTQSDVIEIDENQRKVEIARMLSGQEDSKTAQTHATELLAIVRNS from the coding sequence GTGGGTAATAAGCAAAAGCAAAAAAGTGCATTAGAAGAGATTTCAATTCGTGGACTTGGTGTCATCGAAAGTTCAAATATCGAGTTCAAATCGGGTCTAACCGTATTGACTGGTGAAACTGGTGCGGGCAAGACGATGGTTTTAACCGCACTAAGCTTGGTTTTAGGAAGCAAAAGTGACTCTGATTTAGTAAGACAAGGCGCAGAGCGTGCAAGTGTCACCGGAAAATTTGCAGTACCAAGATCACTTGCAGCGCAGATCGTGGAATCTGGTGGTGAAATTGATGATGAGAGTGTCATCATTACCCGCACCTTAAGTGCGCAAGGTAAATCTAGAGTGTTAGTAGGTGGAGCGGTTTCATCGGCGGCATCAGTATCCGCCTTTGCATCATCCTTAGTTGAAATCCATGCTCAATCCTCCTCATCAAAATTAACTAAACCAGCGGTCGCAAGAGAGTTATTGGATAGGTATGCAGCAGCAGATTTGATCGCATATCAAAGCGTGTTTCATCAATACCACGAGCTGATTAATCGCATCAAAGAGTTAGAGCAGCAATTGAAGGAGCGGGATTCACAACTGGCGCAGTTAACTGAATTTGCTGCGGAGTTCTCAAAAGTCGCGCCAAAAAGTGGTGAGTTGTCGGTGATAGATAATGAGATCGCAAGGCTTGGATCAGTGGAGCAGTTAAACCAAGCGGTGACAACTTCGCTAAATTTACTTGAAAATGAGGAGTTATCAGCATTTAATCTGCTGCAACAGGTGCGAAAAGGTTTAGATCAGGTGCGAGGAAAAGATAACTCACTTGATCAAATTGGTGAGCGGTTTAGTGAGAATCTACTTAATCTACAAGATATTAGCTCCGATCTAAATTCATACCTTTCAAATCTTGCCGCTGATCCTAATCGGTTCGAAAAACTACAGGACCGTAAAGCCTCTCTTAACTCACTGCTTAAGAAACACGGGAAGGGTAGTGATCGTCTGGTTGCTTTTGAACAATTGATTATTGATGGCCAATTGGTGAAGGAAAAGATTGCGGATCTATCAGGTGGCAGTGATCGGGTGATAGTGTTGCAAAAAGAGGCGCAAGAGTTGTTTACAAAACTTGCTGATGCTGGTTTTACACTTAGTAAGCAGCGAAAGGCATCAGCTGAGAAACTAGCCAGTGCAGTGACAACCGAGATAAAGGCATTGTCCATGCCTAATGCAAAATTTTTAATCCAGGTGAGCACCGCAGATGGTAGTAATCCGAGCAACTACTCCGCATTTGGTTTGGATGAAATCAGTATTTTATTTGCCGCCCATACTGGTGCTGCCGCTCTGCCTCTAAACAAAGTGGCAAGTGGCGGGGAATTATCTAGAGTAATGCTCGCTTTGGAGGTAGTTATTGCCGAGGCAGAGCCAATTGGAACATATATTTTTGATGAAGTAGATGCTGGGGTTGGTGGCAAAGCTGCAGTTGAGGTGGGCCGACGATTAGCAAAACTGGCTAAAAATGCGCAGGTAATTGTGATAACTCATTTACCACAAGTGGCAGTTTGGGCAGATAATCATTTAGTTGTAAAGAAGAGTGAAAATGGTTTAGTGACACAAAGTGATGTGATTGAAATAGATGAGAATCAAAGAAAAGTTGAGATTGCCAGAATGCTCAGCGGTCAGGAGGATTCTAAAACTGCGCAGACCCATGCAACTGAGTTATTAGCGATAGTTCGAAATTCATGA